A genomic window from Pseudomonadota bacterium includes:
- the dgcA gene encoding N-acetyl-D-Glu racemase DgcA, with protein sequence MRKVEVRSESWPLAQVFRISRGAKTEAQVIVVAVEEDGARGWGEAVPYARYDQTIESSLADLERVRGEVEAGASRTTVQTMLPPGAARNALDCALWDLEAKMTGEPVWQRAGLERPSDLTTAYTLSIDTPEAMGAAAAEAAHRPLLKVKLDGEDVLARLQAVRQGAPQSRLVVDANEAWSVDLLKAIGDDLKALGVEMIEQPLPAGDDAGLAGLDCPIVLCADESCHGADTVGELTDRYGMVNIKLDKTGGLTGALALRRAAQDAGMAIMVGCMVATSLAMAPAMLVAQGAAVVDLDGPLLMKKDREPGIHFDGNTMHPAPSALWG encoded by the coding sequence CCTGGCCGCTTGCCCAGGTCTTTCGCATCTCTCGCGGTGCAAAGACCGAAGCCCAGGTTATCGTCGTCGCGGTCGAGGAAGATGGCGCGCGCGGCTGGGGCGAGGCGGTGCCTTACGCGCGCTACGACCAGACCATCGAATCGAGCCTGGCCGACCTGGAACGGGTGCGCGGCGAGGTTGAGGCAGGCGCGTCACGGACCACGGTTCAGACCATGCTGCCGCCGGGCGCTGCCCGCAACGCGCTGGACTGCGCGCTGTGGGACCTGGAAGCCAAGATGACCGGCGAACCGGTGTGGCAACGTGCCGGTCTTGAGCGGCCGAGCGACTTGACCACCGCCTATACGCTGAGCATCGACACGCCAGAGGCCATGGGCGCGGCGGCCGCCGAGGCTGCCCACCGGCCGCTGTTGAAGGTGAAACTGGACGGCGAGGATGTGCTCGCCAGGCTTCAGGCCGTGCGCCAGGGCGCGCCGCAAAGCCGTCTGGTGGTCGATGCTAACGAGGCGTGGTCGGTCGACCTGCTGAAGGCGATCGGTGATGACCTGAAGGCGCTGGGTGTCGAGATGATCGAGCAGCCGCTGCCCGCGGGTGATGACGCCGGTTTGGCCGGGCTGGATTGTCCGATCGTTCTATGCGCCGACGAGTCCTGCCATGGTGCCGACACCGTGGGCGAGCTGACGGACCGATACGGCATGGTCAACATCAAGCTCGACAAGACCGGCGGCTTGACGGGCGCGCTCGCGCTGCGCCGCGCCGCCCAGGACGCCGGCATGGCCATCATGGTCGGCTGCATGGTCGCGACATCGCTGGCCATGGCGCCCGCCATGCTGGTCGCCCAAGGTGCCGCCGTGGTCGACCTGGACGGGCCATTGTTGATGAAGAAGGACCGCGAACCGGGCATCCACTTCGACGGCAACACCATGCACCCGGCGCCATCGGCGCTGTGGGGCTAA
- a CDS encoding glyoxalase superfamily protein translates to MVTFQSSTPVLRSADYDRSRTFYRDTLGFRVIEEGGDPPRFGIFARDRATVFVNAWDGGPPPSPGGWDAYIHVDDVDALHEAVSAAGANVTRTPEVTVYGMREFEIQDPDGNVLCFGVDAEGA, encoded by the coding sequence ATGGTGACGTTTCAAAGCTCGACGCCGGTTCTGCGCTCGGCCGACTATGACCGAAGCCGTACTTTCTATAGGGATACACTGGGCTTCCGCGTGATCGAGGAGGGCGGCGATCCCCCGCGTTTCGGCATCTTTGCCCGTGATCGCGCGACCGTCTTTGTGAACGCCTGGGATGGCGGGCCGCCGCCGTCGCCGGGCGGCTGGGACGCCTACATCCATGTCGACGACGTCGATGCCCTGCATGAGGCGGTGAGCGCGGCCGGCGCGAACGTTACCCGAACGCCAGAAGTAACGGTCTACGGCATGCGCGAGTTCGAAATTCAGGATCCCGACGGCAACGTGCTTTGCTTCGGCGTTGACGCCGAAGGCGCGTGA